In a single window of the Mesorhizobium shangrilense genome:
- the hupB gene encoding DNA-binding protein HupB codes for MNKNELVSAVAEAAKLSKGDAQSAVDAVFSVITSELKNGGDVRLVGFGNFSVSKRAASTGRNPQTGAEVQIPARTVPKFSAGKGLKDAVN; via the coding sequence ATGAACAAGAACGAACTCGTATCCGCGGTTGCCGAAGCCGCGAAGCTCTCCAAGGGCGACGCTCAATCGGCCGTCGATGCCGTGTTTTCCGTCATCACCTCCGAACTGAAGAATGGCGGTGACGTCCGCCTCGTCGGCTTTGGCAACTTCAGCGTATCGAAGCGCGCCGCCTCGACCGGCCGCAATCCTCAGACGGGCGCCGAAGTGCAGATTCCTGCCCGCACGGTTCCGAAGTTCTCTGCTGGCAAGGGCCTGAAGGACGCCGTCAACTGA
- a CDS encoding AraC family transcriptional regulator encodes MPPIPSSGAHDLERLHEQRLEWLEHAEGAVIALPTEYPDGFVVTPHRHSRSQLLHALHGVVMVATDAGRWIVPPDHAMWIPAHVEHSVDMLGSVSMRSIYIVPDAVGGSSSALRVVAITDLMRALIVELSKSARAGGKGGEREALLTELLLLEIPNLPELPLALPFPTEARMAALCRTFVQNPSSRATIEDWADRLGMSRRSFTRAFLRETGLSLSTWRQQACLFAALPRLAEGQPVTRVALDLGYDSAPAFTTMFRRMMGVSPRSYLQKSAQP; translated from the coding sequence ATGCCCCCCATCCCTTCCTCCGGCGCACACGATCTGGAGCGCCTGCATGAGCAGCGGCTCGAATGGCTGGAGCACGCGGAGGGCGCGGTCATTGCCCTTCCCACCGAATATCCGGACGGCTTCGTCGTCACGCCGCACCGGCACAGCCGTTCGCAGCTGCTCCATGCGCTTCACGGCGTCGTCATGGTCGCCACCGATGCCGGGCGTTGGATCGTCCCGCCCGACCACGCCATGTGGATCCCGGCGCATGTGGAGCACTCGGTCGACATGCTGGGCAGTGTTAGCATGCGATCGATCTACATCGTGCCCGACGCCGTCGGCGGCAGTTCGAGTGCGCTACGCGTGGTGGCGATCACCGATCTCATGCGCGCGTTGATCGTGGAACTTTCGAAATCAGCAAGAGCTGGCGGCAAGGGCGGCGAACGCGAAGCGCTGCTGACGGAACTGCTGCTGCTCGAGATCCCCAATCTGCCGGAGTTGCCGCTCGCCCTGCCCTTCCCGACCGAGGCGCGGATGGCGGCGCTCTGCCGTACCTTCGTCCAGAATCCCTCGTCGCGCGCCACGATCGAGGATTGGGCGGACCGGCTTGGCATGAGCCGCCGGAGCTTCACGCGGGCCTTCCTTCGGGAGACAGGGCTGAGCCTGTCCACCTGGCGCCAGCAGGCCTGCCTTTTCGCAGCGCTGCCACGCCTGGCCGAGGGCCAACCCGTGACTCGCGTAGCGCTGGATCTCGGCTACGACAGCGCGCCCGCCTTCACCACCATGTTTCGGCGGATGATGGGCGTTTCGCCCCGCAGCTACCTTCAGAAATCCGCCCAGCCGTGA
- a CDS encoding MFS transporter, with amino-acid sequence MQFAGNLRGAQVSDTTASPSPSVATNTAMAVILAISFSHMLNDIMQSLLSAIYPMLKDGYRLDFWQIGMLTLTFQVTASLFQPLVGIYTDKRPLPYSLPFGMGSTLIGLVVLAYAGNYWLLLTGAAFIGFGSAVFHPEASRVARMASGGRYGLAQSLFQVGGNFGQSIGPLLAAFIVVPLGQGSVAWFSLAALLGMGVLWQVSNWYSRNRVAVATNVSSAIIAISRSRLVIALLVLVALTFSKNVYMASISSYYTFYLIEKFGVSVQDSQVFLFLFLFAAALGTVIGGPIGDRYGAKFVIWLSIVGAVPFTLALPYVDSLFWTAVLSFAIGVIMASSFPAIVVFAQELLPGRVGMVAGVFFGFAFGIGGIAAAVLGILADTHGIDFVYMVCSYLPLLGLLTIFLPKGGHRAVR; translated from the coding sequence ATGCAGTTTGCGGGTAATCTCCGCGGAGCCCAAGTGTCCGACACCACAGCATCCCCAAGTCCCAGCGTTGCGACCAATACCGCCATGGCGGTGATCCTGGCGATCAGCTTCAGCCACATGCTGAACGACATCATGCAGTCGCTGCTGTCGGCGATCTATCCGATGCTGAAGGACGGCTACCGGCTCGACTTCTGGCAGATCGGGATGCTGACCCTGACGTTCCAGGTGACAGCCTCGCTCTTCCAGCCTCTCGTGGGCATCTACACCGACAAGCGACCGCTGCCCTATTCGTTGCCTTTCGGCATGGGCTCGACGCTGATCGGCCTGGTGGTGCTGGCCTATGCGGGCAACTATTGGCTGCTGCTGACAGGCGCCGCCTTCATCGGCTTCGGGTCGGCCGTCTTCCATCCGGAGGCCTCACGCGTGGCGCGCATGGCTTCCGGCGGGCGCTACGGCCTCGCCCAGTCCCTGTTCCAGGTCGGCGGCAATTTCGGCCAGTCGATCGGGCCATTGCTGGCGGCGTTCATCGTGGTGCCGCTCGGCCAGGGCAGCGTCGCATGGTTCTCGCTTGCCGCGCTTCTCGGCATGGGCGTTCTGTGGCAGGTGAGCAACTGGTACAGCCGCAATCGCGTCGCCGTCGCGACGAATGTGAGCTCGGCGATCATCGCCATCTCTCGCAGCCGCCTCGTCATAGCCTTGCTGGTCCTGGTGGCCTTGACCTTCTCCAAGAACGTCTACATGGCCAGCATTTCGAGCTACTACACGTTCTACCTCATCGAGAAGTTCGGCGTGTCGGTGCAGGATTCGCAGGTATTCCTGTTCCTGTTCCTGTTTGCCGCAGCACTCGGCACGGTGATCGGCGGGCCGATCGGCGACCGGTACGGCGCAAAGTTCGTGATCTGGCTCTCGATCGTCGGCGCGGTGCCGTTCACGCTGGCGTTGCCCTATGTCGACAGCCTGTTCTGGACGGCTGTTCTCAGCTTCGCCATCGGCGTGATCATGGCCTCGTCCTTCCCGGCCATCGTGGTCTTCGCCCAGGAACTGCTGCCCGGCCGCGTCGGCATGGTTGCCGGCGTCTTCTTCGGCTTCGCCTTCGGGATCGGAGGCATAGCTGCGGCCGTGCTTGGCATTCTTGCCGACACGCATGGCATCGATTTCGTCTACATGGTGTGCTCGTATCTGCCGTTGCTCGGGCTTCTCACGATCTTCCTGCCGAAGGGTGGGCATCGCGCCGTGAGATAG
- a CDS encoding cell envelope integrity protein TolA, with protein MGVEPSFLRQAWPVSGLAALPLEPDDPRIAIPRDALEPTTRDRAEPMLLADGGWRLEKPADAPLAAAPKSSRTARKWKYALIASCVFHAAVAAFFVVTNVESVLIEGSQDAGVVMLGNAPADEAAAGELQETEPNVTSVTLITMLDATPVETVDAEAVPTQISDAVEAPTTEVLEPTRETAALQPPPEAATEALPERIEPEPAPVVTEVLPEILTATMPDAANDNTVPPQVEPAPVVRVPAPEPQPAEATPPTKTEAEKPREIEPLRTAETIVPEPEPIKPPEKAEPRKPAKEEPKKAETRKPKREAPTETAKPKETRSAKADDSGAGGQGKQNTRKGVADGENNGKVLNKGNSGKGAAGNAAVSNYPGKVVAKLRRSLRGIPRSAIRQARNDVHVGFTVAANGSVSGVRITRTSGSDALDEAALAVVRRAAPFPPIPADAGRSTWAFAVPLGIAR; from the coding sequence GTGGGTGTCGAACCTTCCTTCTTGCGGCAGGCGTGGCCCGTTTCCGGGCTGGCGGCGCTGCCGCTCGAGCCGGATGACCCGCGCATCGCGATTCCGCGCGACGCTCTGGAGCCTACGACGCGCGACCGGGCTGAACCGATGCTTCTCGCCGACGGCGGCTGGCGGCTGGAGAAGCCCGCCGATGCTCCGCTCGCGGCGGCTCCGAAGTCTTCACGAACCGCTCGCAAATGGAAGTACGCGCTGATCGCCTCCTGCGTCTTCCATGCAGCCGTGGCGGCGTTCTTCGTGGTGACGAACGTCGAATCTGTCCTGATCGAAGGCTCGCAAGATGCGGGCGTGGTCATGCTCGGCAATGCCCCGGCCGATGAAGCAGCCGCGGGAGAGTTGCAGGAGACGGAGCCCAACGTCACCAGCGTGACGTTGATCACCATGCTCGACGCCACGCCCGTCGAGACGGTCGATGCCGAAGCGGTCCCCACGCAAATCAGCGACGCCGTCGAGGCGCCGACCACCGAAGTCCTCGAGCCGACTAGGGAAACGGCCGCGCTGCAGCCGCCCCCGGAAGCCGCGACTGAAGCGTTGCCGGAGCGCATCGAGCCCGAGCCAGCGCCGGTTGTGACCGAGGTGCTGCCGGAAATCCTCACGGCAACGATGCCGGATGCGGCGAACGACAATACCGTGCCGCCACAGGTCGAACCTGCTCCCGTCGTGCGTGTGCCCGCTCCCGAGCCGCAGCCAGCCGAAGCCACGCCTCCGACGAAAACCGAAGCCGAGAAGCCACGGGAAATCGAGCCGTTGCGGACGGCGGAGACGATCGTTCCGGAACCCGAGCCGATCAAGCCGCCCGAAAAGGCCGAGCCACGCAAGCCGGCGAAGGAAGAGCCGAAGAAGGCCGAGACAAGAAAGCCCAAGCGGGAAGCTCCCACCGAAACGGCAAAGCCGAAGGAAACCCGTTCCGCAAAGGCTGATGACAGCGGGGCGGGCGGCCAGGGCAAGCAGAACACCCGCAAGGGCGTCGCTGACGGCGAAAACAACGGCAAGGTCCTGAACAAGGGCAACAGCGGCAAGGGTGCGGCAGGCAACGCCGCCGTCTCCAACTATCCCGGCAAGGTTGTCGCCAAGCTGAGGCGTTCGCTGCGCGGCATTCCCCGTTCAGCCATCAGGCAGGCCAGAAACGACGTGCATGTGGGGTTCACGGTCGCCGCCAACGGCAGCGTCAGCGGGGTGCGTATCACCCGCACTTCCGGTTCGGACGCACTGGACGAGGCTGCGCTCGCCGTCGTGCGGCGCGCCGCCCCCTTTCCTCCCATTCCTGCCGATGCCGGCCGCTCGACCTGGGCGTTTGCCGTGCCTCTCGGCATCGCCAGGTAG
- a CDS encoding TonB-dependent receptor domain-containing protein gives MDAVEIRSSDMGLVGRNAAVLLGGAALSVMVGLQSAKAQEAASQTNETEKKGRVTLLQRLILGAGVEKVAIDTPQAVTVVDQEDIDRIQPETIGDMFDAVPGVTTIGSDRMLGESFNIRGIGTAETSGDESKIIVNVDGVKKFYEQYRMGSFFSDPELYKQVEVLRGPASSTLYGSGALGGVINFTTKDASDYIKDGMTGAARIKSAYYSNGDGSLVSPLLAHRFNDNLEVLATGNWRRSDNFELADGRELLGSKFTTWSGLLKGTARFGDNNEQVLRASYQHWSSDADDQEYNQTGSAAGFGLVDRNVVDKTAVLSYENPASDNPWLDLKAQLSYSDTTVDQEGSPLGGFANGKYGYGTFQASVENTSEFSSQDWENFITYGLQYSNQERTGVVNGTGAPISTHPEGNDQRLGIFVQDEFIWNEKLTIIPGVRGEFVWQRPEIDAAGAEDVDDFALSPKIAALYQFNDTFGIFGSVAHTERFPTLDELYQYSAPTPTTSGRTASINLDKEESNNFEAGFTISGGDLLQEGDYAALKTTAFYNKIKNLIVVNPNGPAGTPPPTYFSNVDRATIYGVEVEAAYDADKWFSRLAYTALQGENDDTGETLNSIPAHKLSLTLGGRALDYNLEFGAKLNLVASIDTGVVSSDLQNGTLRPPFPTTEGSGAYQTVDLFASWKPQDGAMAGFEATFGVDNLFNEDYRDNQSTDRSLGRTFKISLAKQFDY, from the coding sequence GTGGATGCAGTCGAAATCAGGAGTTCGGATATGGGGCTGGTTGGGCGAAACGCAGCGGTGCTGCTGGGTGGGGCGGCGTTGAGCGTGATGGTGGGGTTGCAGTCTGCCAAGGCGCAGGAGGCTGCGTCGCAGACGAATGAAACGGAAAAGAAGGGTCGGGTGACGCTGCTTCAGCGCCTTATCCTCGGAGCGGGCGTCGAGAAGGTGGCGATCGACACGCCGCAGGCCGTGACGGTGGTCGACCAGGAGGACATCGACCGCATCCAGCCCGAAACGATCGGCGACATGTTCGACGCCGTGCCCGGAGTAACGACGATCGGCAGCGACCGGATGCTCGGCGAATCCTTCAACATTCGCGGCATCGGCACAGCGGAAACCTCGGGCGATGAATCGAAGATCATCGTCAACGTCGACGGCGTGAAAAAATTCTACGAGCAATACCGAATGGGTTCGTTCTTCTCGGACCCCGAACTCTACAAGCAGGTCGAGGTGCTGCGCGGCCCTGCCTCCTCGACGCTCTACGGCTCGGGCGCGCTGGGCGGCGTTATCAACTTCACCACCAAAGACGCATCCGACTACATCAAGGACGGAATGACGGGTGCGGCCCGCATCAAGAGCGCTTATTACTCAAACGGTGACGGCTCCCTGGTCTCCCCGCTCCTCGCCCACCGTTTCAATGACAATCTCGAAGTGCTGGCGACCGGAAACTGGCGCCGTTCGGACAATTTCGAGCTCGCCGACGGGCGCGAACTTCTCGGTTCCAAGTTCACCACCTGGTCCGGCCTCCTGAAAGGCACGGCGCGCTTCGGCGACAACAACGAACAGGTGCTGCGCGCTTCCTACCAGCACTGGTCAAGCGACGCAGATGACCAGGAATACAATCAGACCGGCTCGGCCGCCGGCTTCGGCTTGGTCGATCGCAACGTCGTCGACAAGACGGCGGTGCTGAGCTACGAAAACCCCGCATCCGACAATCCGTGGCTGGATCTCAAGGCCCAGCTTTCCTATTCGGACACGACGGTCGATCAGGAAGGCTCGCCGCTCGGTGGCTTCGCCAACGGCAAATACGGCTACGGCACCTTCCAGGCCAGCGTCGAGAACACGTCCGAGTTCTCGAGCCAGGACTGGGAGAATTTCATCACCTACGGCCTGCAATACAGCAACCAGGAGCGCACCGGCGTCGTCAACGGCACCGGCGCGCCGATCAGCACCCATCCCGAGGGCAACGACCAGCGCCTGGGCATCTTCGTCCAGGACGAATTCATCTGGAACGAAAAGCTGACGATCATCCCGGGCGTCCGCGGAGAGTTCGTCTGGCAAAGGCCTGAGATCGACGCCGCCGGGGCCGAGGACGTGGACGACTTCGCGCTTTCCCCAAAAATCGCGGCGCTCTACCAGTTCAACGACACGTTCGGCATCTTCGGCTCGGTCGCCCACACCGAACGCTTCCCGACGCTGGACGAGCTTTACCAGTACAGCGCCCCGACGCCGACGACGTCCGGACGGACGGCAAGCATCAATCTCGACAAGGAAGAATCCAACAATTTCGAAGCCGGTTTCACGATTTCGGGCGGCGACCTTCTCCAGGAAGGCGACTATGCGGCTCTGAAGACGACGGCGTTCTACAACAAGATCAAGAACCTGATCGTGGTGAACCCGAACGGTCCCGCGGGAACGCCGCCCCCGACCTACTTCTCCAACGTCGATCGCGCGACGATCTACGGCGTCGAAGTCGAGGCCGCCTATGATGCGGACAAGTGGTTCAGCCGCCTCGCCTATACGGCGCTGCAGGGCGAGAACGACGACACCGGCGAGACGCTGAACTCCATACCGGCGCACAAGCTCTCGCTGACCCTCGGCGGCCGGGCGCTGGACTACAATCTGGAGTTCGGCGCGAAGCTCAACCTGGTCGCGTCGATCGACACCGGCGTGGTGAGTTCGGATCTCCAGAACGGCACTCTGCGGCCGCCGTTCCCCACGACGGAAGGTTCCGGCGCCTACCAGACTGTCGACCTGTTCGCGAGCTGGAAGCCGCAGGATGGCGCGATGGCGGGCTTCGAGGCCACCTTCGGCGTCGACAACCTGTTCAACGAAGACTATCGCGACAACCAGTCTACTGATCGGTCGCTCGGGCGGACGTTCAAGATCTCGCTGGCGAAGCAGTTCGACTACTAG
- the hemP gene encoding hemin uptake protein HemP, translating into MNTHNPKSFQFRYHRAPESVSYRPVASHVAVRTLSSDSLFQQGEHEIGIAHGESLYRLKITRQGKLILNK; encoded by the coding sequence ATGAACACGCACAATCCAAAGAGCTTCCAGTTTCGCTATCACCGGGCGCCTGAGTCGGTTTCGTACCGGCCGGTCGCAAGTCACGTCGCGGTGCGCACGCTTTCCAGCGATTCTCTTTTCCAACAGGGCGAGCATGAGATCGGCATCGCCCACGGCGAGTCGCTCTACCGCCTGAAGATCACCCGTCAGGGCAAGCTCATTCTCAACAAATAG
- a CDS encoding hemin-degrading factor: MDQRVKPAPHEIVRARSENPKMRERDLALQLGVSEAELVAAHCGDGVLRIEPNVNVLLGGIEAVGEVMALTRNDSAVHEKIGVYDKVVAGEHNAMVLGEQIDLRIFPKAWACGFAVEKRDGDEVRRSLQFFDEAGDAVHKVHLRPASDLDAYRELVSKLVSAEQGRTLDTVAIEPEVEADASAASADDLRERWSRLTDVHQFFGMLKTLKLGRQQAVRMVGPDYAWRLTPDSVTAMLNHAAQDALPIMCFVGNRGCIQIHSGPVANIKPMGPWINVLDETFHMHLRTDHIVEAWGVRKPTKEGHVTSIEAYGADGKMIVQFFGQRKEGQDEREGWRFLVENLPRIPDVAAA; this comes from the coding sequence ATGGACCAGCGTGTGAAGCCGGCGCCGCACGAGATCGTGCGGGCCCGGAGTGAGAACCCGAAGATGCGCGAGCGCGACCTCGCGTTGCAGCTAGGCGTCTCCGAGGCCGAACTTGTCGCGGCGCATTGCGGCGACGGCGTCCTGCGCATCGAGCCGAACGTCAACGTACTGCTCGGCGGGATCGAGGCGGTCGGCGAGGTTATGGCGCTGACGCGCAATGACAGCGCGGTGCACGAGAAGATCGGCGTTTACGACAAGGTCGTCGCCGGCGAGCATAACGCCATGGTGCTGGGCGAGCAGATCGACCTGCGCATCTTCCCCAAGGCATGGGCATGCGGTTTTGCTGTCGAGAAGCGCGACGGTGACGAAGTTCGCCGCAGCCTGCAGTTTTTCGATGAGGCAGGTGACGCCGTGCACAAGGTGCATCTGCGTCCCGCCTCCGATCTCGACGCCTATCGGGAACTGGTGTCGAAGCTCGTCAGCGCCGAACAGGGTCGCACCCTGGACACAGTCGCCATCGAGCCTGAGGTGGAGGCGGACGCCAGCGCGGCGAGCGCGGACGATCTGCGCGAGCGCTGGAGCCGCCTGACCGACGTGCACCAGTTCTTCGGCATGCTGAAGACGCTCAAGCTCGGCCGCCAGCAAGCGGTGCGTATGGTCGGGCCTGACTATGCGTGGCGGCTGACGCCCGATTCCGTGACGGCAATGCTGAACCATGCGGCCCAGGACGCCCTGCCGATCATGTGCTTCGTCGGCAATCGCGGCTGCATCCAGATCCATTCCGGCCCGGTCGCCAACATCAAGCCGATGGGGCCGTGGATCAACGTGCTCGACGAGACCTTCCACATGCATCTGAGGACCGACCACATCGTCGAGGCCTGGGGCGTGCGCAAGCCCACCAAGGAAGGGCACGTCACCTCCATCGAGGCCTATGGGGCGGACGGCAAGATGATCGTCCAGTTCTTCGGCCAGCGGAAGGAAGGCCAGGACGAGCGCGAAGGCTGGCGCTTTCTGGTCGAGAACCTGCCGCGCATCCCGGACGTCGCGGCTGCCTAG
- a CDS encoding heme/hemin ABC transporter substrate-binding protein: MSIRTPACSLRILALAATALLAAASSGHANETTVLPDTSRVASIGGAITEIVYALGEEKKLAARDSTSVYPEAALGLPDVGYMRRLSPEGVLSVNPTGILALQGSGPKETIDVLKKASVPYVEIEESWDHAGIVERIRAVGQAIGAPAKAEELALKVDGKLKQAEDLTAGVKERKRVLFILSMQGGKILASGSNTAANGIIELAGAVNAVEGYEGYKQLTDEAAIAARPDVILMMVRGGEHDSLGADLFAHPAIAGTPAGQEKKLIKMDGAYLLGFGPRTADAITELAHSLYGDQVKD, from the coding sequence ATGTCGATCAGAACCCCCGCGTGCAGCTTGCGTATTCTCGCACTTGCGGCCACCGCGCTGCTTGCTGCCGCGAGCAGCGGCCACGCAAACGAGACCACCGTCCTCCCGGACACCTCCCGCGTCGCTTCCATCGGCGGCGCGATCACCGAGATCGTCTATGCGCTCGGCGAGGAGAAGAAGCTGGCGGCGCGCGATTCCACCAGCGTCTATCCAGAAGCCGCGCTGGGCCTGCCCGATGTCGGCTATATGCGCCGGCTGTCGCCGGAAGGCGTGCTGTCGGTGAACCCGACGGGCATCTTGGCGCTGCAGGGAAGCGGCCCGAAGGAGACGATCGACGTTCTCAAGAAGGCCAGCGTTCCCTATGTCGAAATCGAGGAAAGCTGGGACCACGCCGGCATCGTGGAGCGGATCCGCGCCGTCGGCCAGGCGATCGGCGCGCCGGCGAAGGCCGAGGAACTCGCACTGAAGGTCGACGGCAAGCTCAAGCAGGCCGAAGACCTCACGGCGGGCGTCAAGGAGCGCAAACGTGTCCTGTTCATCCTGTCCATGCAGGGCGGCAAGATTCTCGCGTCGGGCAGCAACACCGCGGCCAACGGCATCATCGAGCTTGCGGGCGCAGTCAATGCCGTCGAGGGATATGAAGGCTATAAGCAGCTCACCGACGAAGCCGCCATCGCCGCCAGGCCGGATGTGATCCTGATGATGGTGCGAGGCGGGGAGCATGACAGCCTCGGAGCCGATCTCTTCGCGCACCCGGCAATCGCCGGCACGCCGGCGGGGCAGGAGAAGAAGCTGATCAAGATGGACGGCGCGTATCTGCTCGGGTTCGGCCCACGCACCGCCGACGCCATCACCGAGCTCGCGCACTCGCTCTATGGCGACCAGGTCAAGGATTGA
- a CDS encoding FecCD family ABC transporter permease, giving the protein MVDHSGAATLGALKRIPAEGDRSVRARGVIAGLALLLCVTALFSLTAGASDASAVAVLTGWLSGTARDAALSARDHIIVYDIRLPRIVLGMLVGAGLAVSGAVMQGLFRNPLADPGLVGVSAGASLGAVSVIVLGGTVLAPMVQALGSYALPVSAFLGGLAVTIVLYRVSTRQGRTSIATMLLAGIALAALAGALTGILVFVADDRQLRDLTFWQLGSLAGATWTKIGASAPIIVLGLAASPFLARGLNALALGEATAAHLGVPVQRLKHVAIVMVSAVVGASVAVSGGIGFVGIVVPHLLRLAIGPDNRYLLPASALLGAILLLIADAISRTIVAPAELPIGIVTAAAGAPFFLWILLRKRGVIDL; this is encoded by the coding sequence ATGGTGGATCACTCCGGAGCCGCGACGCTGGGCGCGTTGAAGCGCATCCCCGCGGAGGGCGACCGTTCCGTTCGTGCGCGCGGCGTCATCGCCGGGCTGGCGCTTCTGCTCTGTGTCACGGCGTTGTTCAGCCTGACTGCCGGCGCTTCCGACGCGTCGGCCGTGGCCGTGCTGACTGGCTGGCTGTCGGGGACGGCTCGGGACGCCGCTCTCTCGGCGCGCGATCACATCATCGTCTACGACATAAGGCTCCCGAGAATCGTGCTCGGCATGCTGGTTGGCGCAGGGCTCGCCGTTTCCGGCGCGGTCATGCAGGGGTTGTTCCGCAACCCGCTTGCCGATCCCGGCCTGGTCGGGGTCTCCGCCGGCGCGAGTCTGGGGGCGGTATCCGTCATCGTGCTGGGGGGCACGGTACTGGCGCCGATGGTGCAGGCGCTGGGCAGCTATGCACTGCCCGTATCAGCCTTCCTCGGCGGCCTCGCGGTCACCATCGTCCTCTACCGGGTGTCGACGCGGCAGGGACGCACGTCGATCGCCACGATGCTCCTGGCGGGCATTGCGCTCGCCGCACTGGCCGGGGCGCTGACGGGCATCCTCGTCTTTGTGGCCGACGACCGCCAGCTGCGCGATCTCACCTTCTGGCAGCTCGGCTCGCTCGCCGGCGCGACCTGGACGAAAATCGGGGCCTCTGCGCCGATCATCGTGCTGGGCCTTGCCGCCAGTCCGTTCCTGGCGCGCGGGCTCAACGCGCTGGCGCTGGGCGAGGCGACGGCCGCCCATCTCGGCGTACCGGTGCAGCGCCTGAAGCACGTCGCCATCGTCATGGTGTCGGCGGTCGTCGGCGCCTCGGTGGCGGTGAGCGGCGGCATCGGCTTCGTCGGAATCGTCGTTCCGCACCTGCTGCGGCTCGCGATCGGACCCGACAACCGCTACTTGCTGCCGGCCTCCGCACTGCTTGGCGCGATCCTGCTGCTCATCGCCGACGCCATCAGCCGCACCATCGTCGCACCCGCAGAGCTGCCCATCGGCATCGTCACCGCGGCGGCCGGGGCGCCGTTCTTCCTGTGGATACTGCTGCGCAAGCGCGGCGTGATCGATCTCTGA
- a CDS encoding heme ABC transporter ATP-binding protein: protein MISARGIDVSIGRSRILSGIDFDAKAGEVTAIVGPNGSGKTTFLRALSGDVSYHGEVTINGSEIRSLKPWQAAAMRGVLPQQTVLSFPFTVREVVRLGLVGGRSGALAGEEERLPERALARVDLGGFAARFYQELSGGEQQRVQLARVLCQVWAPVLEGKPRYLFLDEPVSSLDIKHQLIIMDIARDFARRGGGVIAILHDLNLTAMYADQVFVMHRGKLAAAGSPREVMTDDLFARVFDCPLRVGALPAANAPFVLPQSVAM, encoded by the coding sequence ATGATCTCCGCACGCGGAATCGACGTCTCAATCGGCCGAAGCCGGATCCTCTCCGGCATCGACTTCGATGCGAAGGCGGGCGAGGTCACCGCGATCGTCGGGCCGAACGGTTCCGGCAAGACGACCTTCCTGCGGGCGCTCTCGGGGGATGTCTCCTATCACGGGGAGGTCACCATCAACGGGAGCGAGATCCGCAGCCTGAAACCCTGGCAAGCGGCGGCGATGCGGGGCGTGCTGCCGCAGCAGACGGTGCTCAGCTTTCCGTTCACCGTGCGCGAGGTGGTGCGCCTCGGGCTGGTCGGCGGCCGCTCGGGCGCATTGGCGGGGGAAGAGGAGCGCCTGCCGGAGCGGGCGCTGGCGAGGGTCGATCTCGGCGGCTTTGCCGCGCGCTTCTACCAGGAGCTTTCCGGCGGCGAGCAGCAGCGCGTGCAGCTTGCACGCGTGCTCTGCCAGGTCTGGGCCCCGGTGCTGGAGGGCAAGCCGCGCTACCTGTTCCTCGACGAGCCGGTCTCGAGCCTCGACATCAAGCATCAGCTGATCATCATGGACATCGCGCGCGACTTCGCGAGGCGTGGCGGCGGCGTCATCGCCATCCTGCACGATCTCAACCTGACCGCCATGTATGCCGACCAGGTGTTCGTCATGCACCGGGGCAAGCTTGCGGCGGCAGGCTCGCCTCGCGAGGTGATGACGGACGACCTGTTCGCACGCGTGTTCGACTGCCCGCTGCGGGTCGGCGCGCTGCCGGCGGCAAACGCCCCGTTCGTGCTGCCGCAGTCGGTCGCGATGTGA
- a CDS encoding cupin domain-containing protein, whose product MTDTNLFSPPGSGEWTPTPDGNRRRVVLHTDELMMVEFAFEKGGVGALHSHPHVQASYVAEGLFEITIDGKTATIGKGGAFIVPSNLVHGVKALEAGRLVDSFAPHRADFLE is encoded by the coding sequence ATGACTGACACGAATCTCTTCTCTCCACCCGGCTCCGGCGAATGGACCCCGACTCCGGACGGCAATCGCCGCCGGGTCGTTCTCCATACGGACGAGTTGATGATGGTCGAGTTCGCCTTCGAGAAGGGTGGCGTCGGCGCCCTGCATTCGCATCCGCACGTGCAGGCGAGCTATGTCGCAGAGGGGCTCTTCGAGATCACGATCGATGGCAAGACGGCGACCATCGGCAAGGGCGGGGCGTTCATCGTGCCGTCAAACCTCGTCCACGGCGTCAAGGCGCTCGAGGCAGGACGGCTGGTCGACAGCTTTGCCCCGCACCGGGCCGATTTCCTGGAGTGA